GGCTGCGCGATCGATCTCCAGGTGCGCATCGGCCTCCACACCGGACCGGTCGTGGTCGGCACGGTCGGCAGCGACCTGAAGATGGACTACACGGCGATCGGCGACACCACCAACCTCGCGCAGCGTCTGCAGTCGGTCGCCGATCCCGGCATGGTGCTGATCTCCGACGCCACGCATCGGCTCGTGCGCGGCTTCTTCGAGGTGATGCCGGCGCGGCGCTTCGCGGTGAAGGGCAAGCGCGAGCCCGTCGTGGCGCACGAGGTCCGCGGCCTCTCCGCGACGACCACCGCGATCGCCGTCGCCGAGGCGCGCGGCCTGACCCCGCTCGTCGGACGCATCGAGGAGCTGGCGCAGCTGATCGCGTGCTTCGATCGCCTCGCCGGCGGCTTCCCGCAGGTCGTGACGATCGTGGGCGACGCCGGCAGCGGCAAGTCGCGGCTGATCTACGAGTTCAAGCAACGGCTTGCCGAGGTGCCGGTCGTGTTCTTCGAGGCGCGCTGCTCGGCGATGACGCAAGCGGTGCCCTACGCGCCGTGGGTGGCCATGTTGCGCCAGTACTTCGGGATCACGAGCGACGACGGCGAGCACGAGGCGTGCGAGAAGATCTCGGCTCGGCTCGGCGCCAGCGCCGCCGAGCTCGTGGGGCGCTATCCGTCGCTCTGCCAGGTCATGGACCTCGGCGGCGCCGGAAGCGACGGCGAGTCGTCCGAGGACGAGGCGTCGAAGTACGAGCACTTCGAGGCCGTCTCGGAGCTCGTCTACAAGGCGAGCGAGCAGGCTCCGGTCGTCGTGATCATCGAGGACGTGCACTGGATCGACGAGCCGGCGCGCGAGATGCTCGCGTTGGCCGTCGGAACGACGAGGCGCGAGCGCCTCATGATCCTGATGAGCCACCGGCCCGAGCACCAGCCGGGCTGGCGGGTGAAGTCCGCGTTCACGCAGCTCACGCTCGGCCCGCTCTCCGACGAGGAGACGGTGGAGGTCGTGCGCGGCGTCGCGGGCGGTCCGCTTCCCGGCCGGCTCGAGGGCCTCATCGTGCAGAAGGCCGAGGGCAACCCTTTCTTCACGGAGGAGATCACCCGCGCCCTCGTCGAGGAGGGCTCCCTGCTGCGCAGCGACGGGCAGGTGCGGCTCACGCGCCCAGTGGACGAGATCCGCATGCCCGGGACGGTGGAAGAGCTCGTCAGCGCCCGCCTCGACCGGCTGGGGGCGCAGGGAAAGCGCGTCGTCCAGGTGGCGGCGGTGCTGGGACGACAGTTTCAGCGCGACCAGCTCCGGGAGCTCCTCGTCGACGAGGGCATCGACGTGAACGCCGAGCTCGCCATGCTCGAGGAGCGCGGCATCATCCACCGCAAGAGCCTGCTCGTCGGCGACGAGTTCCGCTTCGGGGAAAGCCTCATTCAAGAGGTCGCCTACGAGGGCCTCCTCCTGCGCCAGCGCCGCGAGCTGCACGATCGCATCGGGCGGATGATCGAAGCCATGCCCGGCGATCCCAACGCCGAGCGCTCGGCGCTGCTGGCGCACCACTACACGCGCAGCGAGCATCGCGAGAAGGCGATCGAGGCCGTCTTGCGCGCCGCGCGCGACGCCGAGCGGGTCCCGTCGTTCCACGCGGCGGCGCGCTTCTATCGCAGCGCCTACGACCTCGCCACGGCGGCGCTCGCGGCCGATCCGGACGCCGCGGAGCACAAGCGCGTCGTCGTGGAGGCCGCGCTCGCCGTGCTGCGCATGAACGTGATCTACGGGATCTTCGACCACGGCGATCCCGAGGAGGCGGCGCGGCGGGGTCGCGAGCTCGCCGAGGAGCTCGGGGACGCGGAGAACCTCGCCGAGCTCTGCGCCTTGCACGGTCTCATGATCAGCGGCCGGGGCCCGAGCAACTTTCCGGCGGGGCAAGCGCTCATCGAGCAGGCGCTCGGCATCGCGGAGCGCGCGGGGCTGGAGCTCGCGACCATCCGGATCTCGCGGGCGCTCGCCTGGGACTATCTCTTCGACGGTCGCTTCGCGGACGCCCGCGCGCGGACCGAAGGCGTCATCGGCGCGCTGGAGCGGGCCACCGTCCCGCTGGAGGGGAAACGGCGCGACATCTACCTCGGGGCGCGCTTCATGCGCGACCGCCTCCATTTCCACGCCGACGACCTCGAGCGCGGCCTCGCCGCGACCCAGGAGACCTACGCCGCGGCCGTCGCGTATCCGAATCGCACGGTGCAGAGCGGATCCGCCGTCACCCTCTCCCTCATGTACCTCGCGCGCGGCGAGTACGAGCGGGCGCGCGAATGGGCCGACCGGAGCCTCGAGATCGCACGCGCGATCGGCAGCGTGTCGCACCTGCGCCTGGCGGCGGCGCTCGGCATCCTCGCGCGGCACGAGCTCGACGAGCCGATCAGCGGCGATCGCCACGTCGAGCTGCTCGAGAATGTCCCGCTCACCGGCATCGAGACGCTCAGCTGCCAGACGATCTGCGAGGCGTTGCTCGTGATCGACGAGGCGAAGCGCGCCGAACAGTGCGCCGAGCGTTCGTACAAGAACGCCGGGGGCCGCCTGCGGGAGCTGAGCTGCACCCTCGCCCTCGGCGACGTGGCCACGCGGCTCGGGCCATCGCGCTGGGCGGACGCGACGCGCTGGTACGCGCACGCGCATACGCTCGCGGAGGCGATCGGCTCGCGGTCGGGGCTCGCCGCGACGAGCCTGGGTCGCGCCACCCTCGCGCAGGCGATGGGCGACGCGGAGGGCGCGGCGCGCCACGCCGAGGTCGCCCGCGCCGCCTACGCGGCGCTCGGCTACGCGCGCGACGCCGGGAAAGCGAACCGCATCCTGGCGGAGCTCGGGGCGGCGAGCCGCGAGACGGCGTAGCGCCGCGGCGCCGGCGTCGGCGTCATCCCTGGGGCGCCTCCACGAGGTGGCGGGCGAAGAACGCGAGCATGCGCCGCCAGGAGTCCTCGGCCGCGGCCGCGTCGTAGGCGACCGCCATGAGCGGCCGCGTGAGCGTCGCGAGAAGCGGATGGCCGGCGTCGTTCATGTACGAGTGGCCGGCGTTTTCGTAGACGACCACGTCGTGTGTGCGGCCGAGCGCGTCGAGGCCGGCGATCAGGCGGCGGCCCTGCGGGGCGAAGATGCGGTCGCGTCCTCCGTAGCCGCCCACGATCGGGCAGGCGCGGGCCAGCGCCTCCGCGCCGGGGACGTCGCCGTAGAAGACGCCGGCGGCGCCGAGCGGCACGCGCGTCCCGAGCAGGAGCGCGTAGCCGCCGCCCATGCAGAAGCCGACGACGCCGACGCGCGCGACGTCCTGACGGGCGGCGACCGCGTCGATCGCCGCTTCCAGGACCGCGACCGTCGCGCCCTCGCCGGCCCGCAGGTCGCGGGCGGCCCGGACGACGCAACCGAGGTGCCAGCCTCCCGCGAGGAAATCCGGCGCGGCGGCGAGGTAGCCGTTGGCGGCGAAGCGCCGCGCGATGCGCCGGATGTCGTCGTTCAGCCCGAAGATCTCCGAGAGCACCAACACCGCCGGGCCGCGTTCCCCGCTCGCGCGCGGGAAGATCTCGAGCGGGATCGTGCGGCCGCCGGCCGTGATCGTGATCCGCTCGACGGCCGCGCTCACGACGTGCTCGCCGCGTCGGGCTCCAGCCGCATCGTCAGCGGGTGCGGGACGTGACGGATCAGGAGGTCGCTCGGATATTTCGCGCCCATCACGGTCGCGACCCGGCTCGCCATCTCCGGCGCTTCGACGGCCCGCACCCGCCGGTACTCGCGACCGCCGATCCGGACGTCGACGAACGGGGTCGTCGTATTGGCCTGCATGCGGCCGGCCGCCCGCGTGCCGAGCCGGATGTAGACCTGGTCGTCGACGACGGCGAGCCACACCGTCGACCAGTGCGGCCCCTCGTCGGCGCCGACCGTCAGAAACTCGAGCGTCGAGAGGTCGCGGAAGGCGACGGGATCCCAGCGCGGTACGACGGCTTGCGGGCTGCAGCCCGAGACCAGGACCGCGAGGACCGCGGTCAGGATGCCCGAGGCCGCTCGACGCGTCTCGCTTCTCGCCATGGCGCTTCCTCCGCGCTCACCGCCGGATCAGGACGCGGGCTTCGCGGCGGCCGCCGCCAGCTCCTCGTCGATGATCTCCTTGAACTTCTCGAACGGCTGCGCGCCGGAGAGCGCGCGCCCGTTGATGAAGAACGCGGGCGTGCCGTTGACCCCCGCCATCACGCCGTCGGCGAGGTCCTTGTCGATCGCGGCGCTGTAGGGCTTCTTCGCGTAGCACTCGTCGAACTTCGCCGTATCGAGACCGAGAT
This DNA window, taken from Deltaproteobacteria bacterium, encodes the following:
- a CDS encoding dienelactone hydrolase family protein, yielding MSAAVERITITAGGRTIPLEIFPRASGERGPAVLVLSEIFGLNDDIRRIARRFAANGYLAAAPDFLAGGWHLGCVVRAARDLRAGEGATVAVLEAAIDAVAARQDVARVGVVGFCMGGGYALLLGTRVPLGAAGVFYGDVPGAEALARACPIVGGYGGRDRIFAPQGRRLIAGLDALGRTHDVVVYENAGHSYMNDAGHPLLATLTRPLMAVAYDAAAAEDSWRRMLAFFARHLVEAPQG
- a CDS encoding AAA family ATPase, which produces MRCVNCQTALIPGKQFCHACGTRAPLACTNCGGTIDPGFRFCPECGTPAPAEAAGGGRPSGAGVEPARPAAPAIPETLAAKIRASQGVVAGERKLVTVMFCDLVGSTSIAERLDPEEFRDLLEEYMAVVFREVYRVEGIVTHLAGDGAMAVFGAPVAHEDAPYRAVYSALAIRDALAAMNARGHGGCAIDLQVRIGLHTGPVVVGTVGSDLKMDYTAIGDTTNLAQRLQSVADPGMVLISDATHRLVRGFFEVMPARRFAVKGKREPVVAHEVRGLSATTTAIAVAEARGLTPLVGRIEELAQLIACFDRLAGGFPQVVTIVGDAGSGKSRLIYEFKQRLAEVPVVFFEARCSAMTQAVPYAPWVAMLRQYFGITSDDGEHEACEKISARLGASAAELVGRYPSLCQVMDLGGAGSDGESSEDEASKYEHFEAVSELVYKASEQAPVVVIIEDVHWIDEPAREMLALAVGTTRRERLMILMSHRPEHQPGWRVKSAFTQLTLGPLSDEETVEVVRGVAGGPLPGRLEGLIVQKAEGNPFFTEEITRALVEEGSLLRSDGQVRLTRPVDEIRMPGTVEELVSARLDRLGAQGKRVVQVAAVLGRQFQRDQLRELLVDEGIDVNAELAMLEERGIIHRKSLLVGDEFRFGESLIQEVAYEGLLLRQRRELHDRIGRMIEAMPGDPNAERSALLAHHYTRSEHREKAIEAVLRAARDAERVPSFHAAARFYRSAYDLATAALAADPDAAEHKRVVVEAALAVLRMNVIYGIFDHGDPEEAARRGRELAEELGDAENLAELCALHGLMISGRGPSNFPAGQALIEQALGIAERAGLELATIRISRALAWDYLFDGRFADARARTEGVIGALERATVPLEGKRRDIYLGARFMRDRLHFHADDLERGLAATQETYAAAVAYPNRTVQSGSAVTLSLMYLARGEYERAREWADRSLEIARAIGSVSHLRLAAALGILARHELDEPISGDRHVELLENVPLTGIETLSCQTICEALLVIDEAKRAEQCAERSYKNAGGRLRELSCTLALGDVATRLGPSRWADATRWYAHAHTLAEAIGSRSGLAATSLGRATLAQAMGDAEGAARHAEVARAAYAALGYARDAGKANRILAELGAASRETA